The following are encoded in a window of Sminthopsis crassicaudata isolate SCR6 chromosome 3, ASM4859323v1, whole genome shotgun sequence genomic DNA:
- the LOC141562070 gene encoding putative E3 ubiquitin-protein ligase TRIML1, whose translation MDAKICFESLRVGASCALCLGHCMDPVTVECGHTFCTECLASSWKDICPPTACPVCSTATAFEDTVPDRGLQDLANTGKMQRAPLLQSLGDLPTCDNHGLQHTLFCEEDQRPLCGPCFLSPEHQKHRVLLLDAAVTQCMEKLEATGKSLRTQKKRFQMELGFEEIREAQWEKDGRLLKALLVSEYEKMQQFLGEEEEIQLQTLDQEARGNLENKKSPFGKNLGLLMKPKKQPLQGLKAQKQAVKSEWEQKLHFLSEEKKRHLQRLDQEVTDNLAKFEESKTRMRQEIHKLDMLTADIEKNSVQLPLEMLQEAKGTLGRSEELLLQKPVVASPTWTMRPISGMAETLLTFHRRLCLDPQTANPHLALSEDLQRVEYRAVPQDVPDNPERFDSALWVLAKQKFTSGRHYWEVVVGEQKEWEVGVCEERIRRKGDDGQKVLGDRLTLAAFSFGRDFHLWHSKQTVPSCKPVQKVGVFLDYERGHVAFYNAADGTLIYSPSNKAFQGPLLPCFSPCFPKGKNTSGYLLICPRRDNAQEDDRSQNEIF comes from the coding sequence ATGGATGCCAAAATCTGCTTTGAAAGCCTCAGAGTGGGGGCCTCCTGTGCCCTGTGCTTGGGCCATTGCATGGACCCAGTGACTGTCGAGTGTGGCCACACCTTCTGCACAGAGTGTCTTGCCAGCTCCTGGAAGGACATCTGCCCTCCAACAGCCTGCCCGGTGTGCAGCACAGCCACTGCCTTTGAAGACACGGTCCCCGACAGGGGGCTGCAGGATCTGGCTAACACTGGCAAGATGCAGAGAGCTCCCCTATTGCAGAGCCTCGGGGACCTGCCCACCTGTGACAATCATGGCCTACAGCACACCTTGTTCTGTGAGGAGGATCAGAGACCCTTGTGCGGACCCTGCTTTTTAAGCCCAGAGCACCAGAAGCACAGAGTTCTGCTCCTGGATGCGGCCGTCACTCAGTGCATGGAGAAGCTCGAGGCCACAGGCAAGAGTTTAAGGACCCAGAAGAAGAGATTTCAGATGGAATTGGGATTTGAGGAAATCCGAGAGGCGCAGTGGGAGAAGGACGGCCGCCTGCTCAAAGCCTTGCTCGTGTCTGAATATGAGAAAATGCAGCAGTtcttgggggaggaagaagagattcaACTGCAGACATTGGACCAGGAAGCAAGAGGCAATTTGGAGAACAAGAAAAGCCCCTTCGGAAAGAACCTTGGACTGCTAATGAAGCCAAAGAAGCAGCCCCTGCAGGGGCTCAAGGCTCAGAAGCAGGCTGTGAAGTCTGAGTGGGAGCAAAAGCTCCACTTCTTGTCAGAGGAAAAGAAGCGACACCTGCAGAGGCTGGACCAAGAAGTCACAGACAACCTGGCCAAGTTTGAGGAGAGCAAGACCAGAATGAGGCAAGAGATCCACAAGCTGGACATGCTGACAGCAGACATAGAGAAGAATTCTGTTCAGCTTCCTCTTGAAATGCTCCAGGAGGCAAAAGGCACATTGGGAAGGAGTGAGGAGCTACTTCTTCAGAAGCCAGTGGTGGCTTCCCCGACATGGACCATGCGCCCCATCTCCGGAATGGCAGAAACGCTGCTGACTTTCCACAGGCGTCTGTGTCTGGACCCTCAAACAGCCAATCCCCATCTGGCCCTGTCTGAAGACCTGCAGAGGGTGGAATACCGTGCTGTCCCACAGGATGTCCCCGACAACCCAGAGAGATTCGATTCTGCCCTCTGGGTCTTGGCCAAGCAGAAGTTCACTTCAGGGAGACACTACTGGGAAGTGGTGGTGGGGGAGCAGAAGGAGTGGGAGGTGGGCGTCTGTGAGGAACGGAtcagaaggaagggggatgatgGCCAGAAGGTTCTGGGAGACAGGCTGACCCTGGCGGCCTTCAGCTTTGGCAGGGACTTTCACTTGTGGCATTCAAAGCAAACTGTTCCTTCCTGCAAACCAGTTCAGAAGGTGGGCGTTTTCCTAGATTATGAAAGAGGGCATGTAGCTTTTTACAATGCTGCAGATGGAACTCTAATCTACAGTCCCTCAAATAAGGCTTTTCAAGGTCCCCTTCTCCCTTGTTTCTCTCCTTGCtttccaaaggggaaaaacaccTCTGGATATCTGCTTATCTGTCCCAGGAGGGACAATGCTCAAGAAGATGATCGTTCCCAAAATGAGATTTTCTAA
- the LOC141562072 gene encoding putative E3 ubiquitin-protein ligase TRIML1, whose product MDAKICFESLRVGASCPLCLGHCMDPVTFECGHTFCTECLASSWKDICPPTACPVCSTATALEDTVPDRGLQDLANTGKMQRAPLLQSLGDLPTCDKHGLQHTLFCEEDQRPLCGPCFLSPEHQKHRVLLLDAAVTQCMEKLEATGKSLRTQKKRFQMELGFEEIREAQWEKDGRLLKALLLSEYEKMHQFLGEEEEIQLQTLDREARGNLENKKSPFRKNLGLLMKPKKQPLQGLEAQKQAVKSEWEQKLHFLSEEKKQHLQRLDQEVTDNLAKFEESKTRMKQEIHKLDMLIADIEKNSVQLPLEMLQEAKGTLGRSEELLLQKPVVASPTWTMRPVSGMAETLLTFHRRLCLDPQTANPHLALSEDLQRVEYRAVPQDVPDNPERFDSALWVLAKQKFTSGRHYWEVVVGEQREWEVGVCEERIRRKGDGGQKVLGDRLTLAAFTFGRDFHLWHSKQTVPSCKPVQKMA is encoded by the exons ATGGATGCCAAAATCTGCTTTGAAAGCCTCAGAGTGGGGGCCTCCTGTCCCCTGTGCTTGGGCCATTGCATGGACCCAGTGACTTTCGAGTGTGGCCACACCTTCTGCACAGAGTGTCTTGCCAGCTCCTGGAAGGACATCTGCCCTCCAACAGCCTGCCCGGTGTGCAGCACAGCCACTGCCTTGGAAGACACGGTCCCCGACAGGGGGCTGCAGGATCTGGCTAACACTGGCAAGATGCAGAGAGCTCCCCTACTGCAGAGCCTCGGGGACCTGCCCACCTGTGACAAACACGGCCTACAGCACACCTTGTTCTGTGAGGAGGATCAGAGACCCTTGTGCGGACCCTGCTTTTTAAGCCCAGAGCACCAGAAGCACAGAGTTCTGCTCCTGGATGCGGCCGTCACTCAGTGCATGGAGAAGCTCGAGGCCACAGGCAAGAGTTTAAGGACCCAGAAGAAGAGATTTCAGATGGAATTGGGATTTGAGGAAATCCGGGAGGCGCAGTGGGAGAAGGACGGCCGCCTGCTCAAAGCCTTGCTCTTGTCTGAATATGAGAAAATGCACCAGTtcttgggggaggaagaagagatacaACTGCAGACATTAGACCGGGAAGCAAGAGGCAATTTGGAGAACAAGAAAAGCCCCTTCCGAAAGAACCTTGGACTGCTAATGAAGCCAAAGAAGCAGCCCCTGCAGGGGCTCGAGGCTCAGAAGCAGGCTGTGAAGTCTGAGTGGGAGCAAAAGCTCCACTTCTTGTCAGAGGAAAAGAAGCAACACCTGCAGAGGCTGGACCAAGAAGTCACAGACAACCTGGCCAAGTTTGAGGAGAGCAAGACCAGAATGAAGCAAGAGATCCACAAGCTGGACATGCTGATAGCAGACATAGAGAAGAATTCTGTTCAGCTTCCTCTTGAAATGCTCCAGGAGGCAAAAGGCACATTGGGAAGGAGTGAGGAGCTACTTCTTCAGAAGCCAGTGGTGGCTTCCCCGACATGGACCATGCGCCCCGTCTCCGGAATGGCAGAAACGCTGCTGACTTTCCACAGGCGTCTGTGTCTGGACCCTCAAACAGCCAATCCCCATCTGGCCCTGTCTGAAGACCTGCAGAGGGTGGAATACCGTGCTGTCCCACAGGATGTCCCCGACAACCCAGAGAGATTCGATTCTGCCCTCTGGGTCTTGGCCAAGCAAAAGTTCACTTCAGGGAGACACTACTGGGAAGTGGTGGTGGGGGAGCAGAGGGAGTGGGAGGTGGGCGTCTGTGAGGAACGGATCAGAAGGAAGGGGGATGGTGGCCAGAAGGTTCTGGGAGACAGGCTGACCCTGGCGGCCTTCACCTTTGGCAGGGACTTTCACTTGTGGCATTCAAAGCAAACTGTTCCTTCCTGCAAACCAGTTCAGAAG atggcatga
- the LOC141562073 gene encoding putative E3 ubiquitin-protein ligase TRIML1 codes for MDAKICFESLRVGASCPLCLGHFMDPVTLECGHTFCTECLASSWKEICPPTACPVCSTATALEDTVPDRGLQDLANTGKMQRAPLLQSLGDLPTCDKHGLQHTLFCEEDQRPLCGPCFLSPEHQKHRVLLLDAAVTQCMEKLEATGKSLRTQKKRFQMELGFEEIREAQWEKDGRLLKALLLSEYEKMQQFLGEEEEIQLQTLDQEARGNLENKKSPFRKNLGLLMKPKKQPLQGLEAQKQAVKSEWEQKLHFLSEEKKQHLQRLDQEVTDNLAKFEESKTRMKQEIHKLDMLIADIEKNSVQLPLEMLQEAKGTLGRSEELLLQKPVVASPTWTMRPVSGMAETLLTFHRRLCLDPQTANPHLALSEDLQRVEYRAVPQDVPDNPERFDSALWVLAKQKFTSGRHYWEVVVGEQREWEVGVCEERIRRKGDGGQKVLGDRLTLAAFTFGRDFHLWHSKQTVPSCKPVQKMA; via the exons ATGGATGCCAAAATCTGCTTTGAAAGCCTCAGAGTGGGGGCCTCCTGTCCGCTGTGCTTGGGCCATTTCATGGACCCAGTGACTCTCGAGTGTGGCCACACCTTCTGCACAGAGTGTCTTGCCAGCTCCTGGAAGGAGATCTGCCCTCCAACAGCCTGCCCGGTGTGCAGCACAGCCACTGCCTTGGAAGACACGGTCCCCGACAGGGGGCTGCAGGATCTGGCTAACACTGGCAAGATGCAGAGAGCTCCCCTACTGCAGAGCCTCGGGGACCTGCCCACCTGTGACAAACACGGCCTACAGCACACCTTGTTCTGTGAGGAGGATCAGAGACCCTTGTGCGGACCCTGCTTTTTAAGCCCAGAGCACCAGAAGCACAGAGTTCTGCTCCTGGATGCGGCCGTCACTCAGTGCATGGAGAAGCTCGAGGCCACAGGCAAGAGTTTAAGGACCCAGAAGAAGAGATTTCAGATGGAATTGGGATTTGAGGAAATCCGAGAGGCGCAGTGGGAGAAGGACGGCCGCCTTCTCAAAGCCTTGCTCTTGTCTGAATATGAGAAAATGCAGCAGTtcttgggggaggaagaagagattcaACTGCAGACATTAGACCAGGAAGCAAGAGGCAATTTGGAGAACAAGAAAAGCCCCTTCCGAAAGAACCTTGGACTGCTAATGAAGCCAAAGAAGCAGCCCCTGCAGGGGCTCGAGGCTCAGAAGCAGGCTGTGAAGTCTGAGTGGGAGCAAAAGCTCCACTTCTTGTCAGAGGAAAAGAAGCAACACCTGCAGAGGCTGGACCAAGAAGTCACAGACAACCTGGCCAAGTTTGAGGAGAGCAAGACCAGAATGAAGCAAGAGATCCACAAGCTGGACATGCTGATAGCAGACATAGAGAAGAATTCTGTTCAGCTTCCTCTTGAAATGCTCCAGGAGGCAAAAGGCACATTGGGAAGGAGTGAGGAGCTACTTCTTCAGAAGCCAGTGGTGGCTTCCCCGACATGGACCATGCGCCCCGTCTCCGGAATGGCAGAAACGCTGCTGACTTTCCACAGGCGTCTGTGTCTGGACCCTCAAACAGCCAATCCCCATCTGGCCCTGTCTGAAGACCTGCAGAGGGTGGAATACCGTGCTGTCCCACAGGATGTCCCCGACAACCCAGAGAGATTCGATTCTGCCCTCTGGGTCTTGGCCAAGCAAAAGTTCACTTCAGGGAGACACTACTGGGAAGTGGTGGTGGGGGAGCAGAGGGAGTGGGAGGTGGGCGTCTGTGAGGAACGGATCAGAAGGAAGGGGGATGGTGGCCAGAAGGTTCTGGGAGACAGGCTGACCCTGGCGGCCTTCACCTTTGGCAGGGACTTTCACTTGTGGCATTCAAAGCAAACTGTTCCTTCCTGCAAACCAGTTCAGAAG atggcatga
- the LOC141562071 gene encoding putative E3 ubiquitin-protein ligase TRIML1, with amino-acid sequence MDAKICFESLRVGASCPLCLGHCMDPVTFECGHTFCTECLASSWKDICPPTACPVCSTATALEDTVPDRGLQDLANTGKMQRAPLLQSLGDLPTCDKHGLQHTLFCEEDQRPLCGPCFLSPEHQKHRVLLLDAAVTQCMEKLEATGKSLRTQKKRFQMELGFEEIREAQWEKDGRLLKALLLSEYEKMQQFLGEEEEIQLQTLDQEARGNLENKKSPFQKNLGLLMKPKKQPLQGLEAHKQAVKSEWEQKLHFLSEEKKRHLQRLDQEVTDNLAKFEESKTRMKQEIHKLDMLIADIEKNSVQLPLEMLQEAKGTLGRSEELLLQKPVVASPTWTMRPVSGMAETLLTFHRRLCLDPQTANPHLALSEDLQRVEYRAVPQDVPDNPERFDSALWVLAKQKFTSGRHYWEVVVGEQREWEVGVCEERIRRKGDGGQKVLGDRLTLAAFTFGRDFHLWHSKQTVPSCKPVQKMA; translated from the exons ATGGATGCCAAAATCTGCTTTGAAAGCCTCAGAGTGGGGGCCTCCTGTCCCCTGTGCTTGGGCCATTGCATGGACCCAGTGACTTTCGAGTGTGGCCACACCTTCTGCACAGAGTGTCTTGCCAGCTCCTGGAAGGACATCTGCCCTCCAACAGCCTGCCCGGTGTGCAGCACAGCCACTGCCTTGGAAGACACGGTCCCCGACAGGGGGCTGCAGGATCTGGCTAACACTGGCAAGATGCAGAGAGCTCCCCTACTGCAGAGCCTCGGGGACCTGCCCACCTGTGACAAACACGGCCTACAGCACACCTTGTTCTGTGAGGAGGATCAGAGACCCTTGTGCGGACCCTGCTTTTTAAGCCCAGAGCACCAGAAGCACAGAGTTCTGCTCCTGGATGCGGCCGTCACTCAGTGCATGGAGAAGCTCGAGGCCACAGGCAAGAGTTTAAGGACCCAGAAGAAGAGATTTCAGATGGAATTGGGATTTGAGGAAATCCGAGAGGCGCAGTGGGAGAAGGACGGCCGCCTTCTCAAAGCCTTGCTCTTGTCTGAATATGAGAAAATGCAGCAGTtcttgggggaggaagaagagattcaACTGCAGACATTAGACCAGGAAGCAAGAGGCAATTTGGAGAACAAGAAAAGCCCCTTCCAAAAGAACCTTGGACTGCTAATGAAGCCAAAGAAGCAGCCCCTGCAGGGGCTCGAGGCTCACAAGCAGGCTGTGAAGTCTGAGTGGGAGCAAAAGCTCCACTTCTTGTCAGAGGAAAAGAAGCGACACCTGCAGAGGCTGGACCAAGAAGTCACAGACAACCTGGCCAAGTTTGAGGAGAGCAAGACCAGAATGAAGCAAGAGATCCACAAGCTGGACATGCTGATAGCAGACATAGAGAAGAATTCTGTTCAGCTTCCTCTTGAAATGCTCCAGGAGGCAAAAGGCACATTGGGAAGGAGTGAGGAGCTACTTCTTCAGAAGCCAGTGGTGGCTTCCCCGACATGGACCATGCGCCCCGTCTCCGGAATGGCAGAAACGCTGCTGACTTTCCACAGGCGTCTGTGTCTGGACCCTCAAACAGCCAATCCCCATCTGGCCCTGTCTGAAGATCTGCAGAGGGTGGAATACCGTGCTGTCCCACAGGATGTCCCCGACAACCCAGAGAGATTCGATTCTGCCCTCTGGGTCTTGGCCAAGCAAAAGTTCACTTCAGGGAGACACTACTGGGAAGTGGTGGTGGGGGAGCAGAGGGAGTGGGAGGTGGGCGTCTGTGAGGAACGGATCAGAAGGAAGGGGGATGGTGGCCAGAAGGTTCTGGGAGACAGGCTGACCCTGGCGGCCTTCACCTTTGGCAGGGACTTTCACTTGTGGCATTCAAAGCAAACTGTTCCTTCCTGCAAACCAGTTCAGAAG atggcatga
- the LOC141562074 gene encoding putative E3 ubiquitin-protein ligase TRIML1, which translates to MDAKICFESLRVGASCPLCLGHCMDPVTFECGHTFCTECLASSWKEICPPTACPVCSTATALEDTVPDRGLQDLANTGKMQRAPLLQSLGDLPTCDKHGLQHTLFCEEDQRPLCGPCFLSPEHQKHRVLLLDAAVTQCMEKLEATGKSLRTQKKRFQMELGFEEIREAQWEKDGRLLKALLLSEYEKMQQFLGEEEEIQLQTLDQEARGNLENKKSPFQKNLGLLMKPKKQPLQGLEAQKQAVKSEWEQKLHFLSEEKKQHLQRLDQEVTDNLAKFEESKTRMKQEIHKLDMLIADIEKNSVQLPLEMLQEAKGTLGRSEELLLQKPVVASPTWTMRPVSGMAETLLTFHRRLCLDPQTANPHLALSEDLQRVEYRAVPQDVPDNPERFDSALWVLAKQKFTSGRHYWEVVVGEQREWEVGVCEERIRRKGDGGQKVLGDRLTLAAFTFGRDFHLWHSKQTVPSCKPVQKMA; encoded by the exons ATGGATGCCAAAATCTGCTTTGAAAGCCTCAGAGTGGGGGCCTCCTGTCCCCTGTGCTTGGGCCATTGCATGGACCCAGTGACTTTCGAGTGTGGCCACACCTTCTGCACAGAGTGTCTTGCCAGCTCCTGGAAGGAGATCTGCCCTCCAACAGCCTGCCCGGTGTGCAGCACAGCCACTGCCTTGGAAGACACGGTCCCCGACAGGGGGCTGCAGGATCTGGCTAACACTGGCAAGATGCAGAGAGCTCCCCTACTGCAGAGCCTCGGGGACCTGCCCACCTGTGACAAACACGGCCTACAGCACACCTTGTTCTGTGAGGAGGATCAGAGACCCTTGTGCGGACCCTGCTTTTTAAGCCCAGAGCACCAGAAGCACAGAGTTCTGCTCCTGGATGCGGCCGTCACTCAGTGCATGGAGAAGCTCGAGGCCACAGGCAAGAGTTTAAGGACCCAGAAGAAGAGATTTCAGATGGAATTGGGATTTGAGGAAATCCGAGAGGCGCAGTGGGAGAAGGACGGCCGCCTTCTCAAAGCCTTGCTCTTGTCTGAATATGAGAAAATGCAGCAGTtcttgggggaggaagaagagattcaACTGCAGACATTAGACCAGGAAGCAAGAGGCAATTTGGAGAACAAGAAAAGCCCCTTCCAAAAGAACCTTGGACTGCTAATGAAGCCAAAGAAGCAGCCCCTGCAGGGGCTCGAGGCTCAGAAGCAGGCTGTGAAGTCTGAGTGGGAGCAAAAGCTCCACTTCTTGTCAGAGGAAAAGAAGCAACACCTGCAGAGGCTGGACCAAGAAGTCACAGACAACCTGGCCAAGTTTGAGGAGAGCAAGACCAGAATGAAGCAAGAGATCCACAAGCTGGACATGCTGATAGCAGACATAGAGAAGAATTCTGTTCAGCTTCCTCTTGAAATGCTCCAGGAGGCAAAAGGCACATTGGGAAGGAGTGAGGAGCTACTTCTTCAGAAGCCAGTGGTGGCTTCCCCGACATGGACCATGCGCCCCGTCTCCGGAATGGCAGAAACGCTGCTGACTTTCCACAGGCGTCTGTGTCTGGACCCTCAAACAGCCAATCCCCATCTGGCCCTGTCTGAAGACCTGCAGAGGGTGGAATACCGTGCTGTCCCACAGGATGTCCCCGACAACCCAGAGAGATTCGATTCTGCCCTCTGGGTCTTGGCCAAGCAGAAGTTCACTTCAGGGAGACACTACTGGGAAGTGGTGGTGGGGGAGCAGAGGGAGTGGGAGGTGGGCGTCTGTGAGGAACGGATCAGAAGGAAGGGGGATGGTGGCCAGAAGGTTCTGGGAGACAGGCTGACCCTGGCGGCCTTCACCTTTGGCAGGGACTTTCACTTGTGGCATTCAAAGCAAACTGTTCCTTCCTGCAAACCAGTTCAGAAG atggcatga